In the Gammaproteobacteria bacterium genome, one interval contains:
- the csrA gene encoding carbon storage regulator: protein MLILTRRVGETLMIGDDVTVTVLGVKGNQVRIGVNAPKEITVHREEIYERIQREKEAQSRLGTQPLDNQENDG, encoded by the coding sequence ATGCTTATTTTGACGCGGAGAGTAGGGGAAACCTTAATGATTGGCGATGATGTCACAGTTACCGTGCTGGGAGTCAAAGGCAATCAAGTACGAATCGGCGTAAACGCACCGAAGGAAATCACTGTTCACCGAGAGGAAATTTACGAACGTATACAACGAGAGAAGGAAGCGCAATCTCGATTAGGGACGCAACCATTGGATAATCAAGAAAACGATGGATAA
- the folB gene encoding Dihydroneopterin aldolase → MDIIFIHDLRIETIIGVFDWERRIKQVVIIDLDMACDIRSAATTDCIGHALDYNAVAMRLIAFVEGSEFQLVETLAERIAIILLAEFHIPWVRVRVNKQGAVGSARDVGVIIERGAI, encoded by the coding sequence ATGGACATCATATTTATTCATGATTTACGGATCGAGACCATCATTGGAGTTTTCGATTGGGAACGACGGATTAAGCAAGTAGTAATTATTGATCTTGACATGGCTTGTGATATTAGATCCGCAGCCACTACAGATTGCATTGGCCATGCCCTCGATTATAACGCTGTGGCCATGCGTCTTATCGCTTTTGTAGAAGGCAGTGAATTTCAACTCGTAGAAACATTAGCCGAGCGTATCGCTATAATTTTACTTGCAGAATTCCACATCCCTTGGGTTCGTGTGCGTGTTAATAAGCAAGGAGCGGTGGGTAGTGCAAGAGATGTCGGAGTTATCATTGAACGTGGCGCGATTTAG
- a CDS encoding membrane hypothetical protein (Evidence 5 : Unknown function): protein MIKRELLISLIFIIECIFMMPAHAYIIENEMMLLLIGPVSEAVQETILLIRRGENFVSADSLVIGCVAGASAGAMVSIAPSVGFMASGVAPPISISYMIGSSILSCAMSLVGSAVGMVTSSFLKQLRESSSKN, encoded by the coding sequence ATGATAAAACGTGAACTATTAATATCGTTAATTTTTATTATTGAATGTATATTCATGATGCCAGCACACGCTTACATTATTGAAAATGAAATGATGTTACTTTTAATTGGCCCCGTAAGCGAAGCGGTTCAAGAAACTATCCTACTCATTCGTCGTGGAGAAAATTTTGTCAGCGCAGATTCATTAGTCATTGGATGCGTTGCCGGAGCATCGGCTGGAGCCATGGTAAGCATCGCCCCTTCGGTGGGATTCATGGCCAGCGGAGTGGCACCACCCATTAGCATAAGTTACATGATCGGATCTTCAATCCTATCTTGCGCCATGTCACTTGTGGGTAGTGCTGTTGGAATGGTTACCTCTTCTTTTCTTAAACAGTTAAGGGAATCTTCATCAAAGAATTAA
- a CDS encoding hypothetical protein (Evidence 5 : Unknown function): MHIHPSHHFFIALVLLGRVLNVYSFETDDGFYINGHTISTNSKFIGQEILMTKPISSLETKKEERKEERDDYFVSVDTIIIGCTAGAAAGILVASIPLAGSLATGIGIHESFSLLGTLTGMGCGVGSASSAVAIFTAWFINHIKN; the protein is encoded by the coding sequence ATGCACATACATCCATCACATCATTTTTTTATAGCGCTTGTCTTGTTAGGTAGGGTATTAAATGTTTATTCATTTGAAACAGATGATGGCTTCTACATAAACGGACATACTATTTCGACGAATTCCAAATTCATTGGCCAAGAAATATTAATGACTAAACCAATATCTTCGCTAGAAACCAAGAAAGAAGAGCGTAAAGAAGAGCGTGATGATTATTTTGTTAGTGTTGATACTATTATTATTGGCTGTACCGCTGGTGCCGCCGCTGGCATTTTAGTGGCGAGTATTCCACTTGCGGGTTCATTAGCCACGGGAATTGGTATTCATGAGAGTTTTAGTTTATTGGGCACTTTAACGGGAATGGGGTGTGGCGTAGGCTCCGCGAGTAGCGCGGTAGCTATTTTTACAGCGTGGTTTATTAATCATATTAAAAATTAA